Part of the Acidobacteriota bacterium genome is shown below.
ACCGGCACCGCTTCGCCGGTCACGTTCTCCAGCAGCGAGAGGTAGAAACCGTGCACGGCGACCAAGTCCAGCAACTGGCGGATAGGGTCCTGCGCCAACGTATCTCCTGTGGGTAGCGCTTCGAGGGCCTGGGAGTGCGCGGCGTGAGGACCTGCGTGCGGGGCCGCGCGATTGGCGGAGAGTGTAGCCCTAAAGCGGGAGGATTGCCTAGCGAAAGCGCCGCTCATTCGTGGCGCGATAAAGTGCTATTTGCCGCTGACGAACTGCATGCCGATCTCGGAACCGCGGCTATAGCGCACCTCGACGTCCACCGTGTTCGAGACCTTGTTGTCGGGCTCGACCACCGTGACGGTGAGCCTGCGTCCCGGCTTCAGCGCCTCAGCAACGGCGCGCGATTCGGCGTGGATGGTCATGCCGCCGCCCCCGGCCACCGAGACGCGACCGAGCGTGGCGCCCTTCTCGTCCATGGCGACGGCGTGTTCGGAAACCTCGAAGCGCGGATACGCGCGGCGTTCGTCGCTCACGCTACTTCCCTCCCAGCAGCAGTTTCGCGATGGTCTGCAGTTGCATGTTCGACGTGC
Proteins encoded:
- a CDS encoding PilZ domain-containing protein, yielding MSDERRAYPRFEVSEHAVAMDEKGATLGRVSVAGGGGMTIHAESRAVAEALKPGRRLTVTVVEPDNKVSNTVDVEVRYSRGSEIGMQFVSGK